From a single Brassica oleracea var. oleracea cultivar TO1000 chromosome C5, BOL, whole genome shotgun sequence genomic region:
- the LOC106293666 gene encoding uncharacterized protein LOC106293666, giving the protein MGMAGFTVALMMIGMIISPCVYGKEFSDHQEIKVERLLKRLNKHALISIKSEDGDIIDCVPIHSQPAFDHPLLKNHIIQMKPSFIPESTSTYTKKKINATQAWHKNGRCPKNTVPIRRIKKEDILRSKSIKSYGKKTTPSSPQATTFDPSKGHEYAVMNSMNGTFFGTQFSVNIWKPEVQVADEFSLAQTWLVSGVGTTRNTIEAGLQVYPRIYGDNNLRLFVYWTADGYQSTGCYNNACSGFVQRSNLITVGGTYTTVSEYDGDQYDLSMLIWKDGENWWLKVGEELVGYWPGKLFNSLGDGATIVQWGGEIVNLETGGKHTTTDMGSGHFADEGFKKSSYFRNLMTIDETNTLIEPQGVYPTTGHDNCYNIKAGDAGSSWGVNFFYGGPGQNERCP; this is encoded by the exons ATGGGAATGGCTGGTTTCACAGTAGCACTGATGATGATAGGAATGATAATATCTCCTTGTGTCTATGGAAAAGAGTTCTCCGATCACCAGGAAATCAAAGTAGAAAGACTTTTGAAGCGGCTCAACAAGCATGCTCTTATATCCATAAAG AGCGAAGATGGTGATATAATAGATTGTGTTCCAATACATAGTCAACCAGCTTTTGATCATCCTCTGCTTAAAAACCACATCATCCAG ATGAAACCGAGCTTTATACCCGAAAGTACGTCTACTTACACCAAGAAAAAGATAAACGCTACTCAGGCGTGGCACAAGAATGGAAGATGCCCTAAAAATACAGTTCCGATAAGAAGAATAAAGAAAGAAGATATCTTGCGATCAAAATCCATCAAGAGTTATGGGAAGAAGACGACTCCAAGCAGCCCTCAAGCTACTACGTTTGATCCAAGTAAAGGCCATGAG TACGCGGTCATGAATTCCATGAACGGAACGTTTTTCGGGACACAATTTTCAGTAAATATCTGGAAACCAGAAGTTCAAGTTGCCGATGAGTTCAGCTTGGCCCAGACTTGGCTCGTGTCTGGAGTGGGCACTACTCGTAACACAATTGAAGCTGGTTTGCAG GTTTATCCAAGAATATATGGTGATAATAATCTAAGACTATTTGTTTACTGGACA GCCGATGGATACCAAAGTACAGGGTGCTACAACAACGCATGCTCAGGTTTCGTTCAAAGGAGCAATCTTATCACTGTAGGTGGAACCTACACCACCGTCTCAGAATATGACGGAGATCAATACGACCTCTCCATGCTTATATGGAAG GATGGCGAAAACTGGTGGCTAAAGGTCGGTGAAGAGCTTGTGGGGTACTGGCCTGGCAAGTTATTCAATTCTCTAGGAGATGGAGCTACCATAGTTCAATGGGGAGGTGAAATCGTTAACTTGGAGACTGGTGGGAAACACACGACCACGGACATGGGAAGTGGGCATTTTGCAGATGAAGGTTTTAAGAAATCGAGCTATTTCAGGAATCTTATGACAATCGATGAAACCAATACTCTGATAGAACCACAAGGCGTTTACCCCACGACTGGTCATGATAACTGTTACAACATTAAAGCAGGGGATGCTGGAAGTTCCTGGGGGGTTAATTTCTTCTACGGTGGCCCTGGCCAGAACGAGAGATGCCCTTGA
- the LOC106295337 gene encoding protein CYPRO4, translating into MGTSQSREDRISDSDTDTDSDSDYYHEEEDDDQHGDTDVSKKQGSSSASGSKLSSDSSTHEIEQKLSALKLKYPSSSSETPKIKNAVKLYRHIGGNTPKAKWITAEKLTSYKFVKTSSLEGEDLDDYDDGEESNEKGESFWFLGVGSKVKARVSSDMQLKMFADQRRVDFVSNGVWALKFLTDEDYRRFVTRFQDYLFENVFMIKASEESKMKVYGKDFIGWANPEAADDSMWEDAEGPPEEEEEVDEKDRDLTEEFEEVANGGVQSLALGALENSFLVNDSGVQVYRNMDRGIHGKGVCVRFDGGRPGSSSQTTPNKALLMRAETNMMLMSPANQGKPNTSGVKQLDIESGKIVTEWKFKKDGTEITMRDITNDTKGSQLDPSESTFLGLDDNRLCQWDMRDKRGIVQNIDSPVLEWTQGHQFSRGTNFQCFASTGDGSIVVGSRDGKIRLYSKTSMRMAKTAFPGLGSPVTHVDVSYDGKWILGTTDTYLVLICTLFNDKDGRTKTGFSGRMGNKIPAPRLLKLTPLDSHLAGKDNKFHGAHFSWVTESGKQERHIVATVGKFSVIWDLERVKNSAHECYRNQQGLKSCYCYKILLKDESIVESRFMHDRFSFSGNKSPEAPLVVATPQKVSSISLSGRRL; encoded by the exons ATGGGTACTTCTCAGAGTCGCGAAGATCGGATCTCCGATTCCGATACTGATACTGATTCTGATTCAGACTACTACCACGAAGAAGAAGATGATGATCAGCACGGAGACACCGACGTCTCGAAAAAGCAAGGATCTTCGTCCGCCTCTGGTTCGAAACTCTCTTCCGATTCATCGACTCACGAAATCGAGCAGAAGCTGAGCGCCTTGAAGCTGAAATACCCATCATCATCATCGGAAACCCCCAAGATCAAAAACGCGGTGAAGCTTTACCGCCACATCGGTGGAAACACGCCCAAGGCGAAATGGATCACCGCTGAGAAACTCACATCTTACAAGTTCGTCAAAACGTCGTCGTTAGAAGGAGAGGACCTTGATGATTACGACGACGGTGAAGAATCAAACGAGAAAGGTGAGTCCTTTTGGTTTCTCGGCGTCGGTTCCAAGGTCAAAGCTAGGGTTTCGAGTGATATGCAGTTGAAGATGTTTGCGGATCAGCGTAGGGTTGATTTCGTGAGTAACGGTGTCTGGGCTTTGAAGTTCTTGACGGATGAGGATTACAGGAGGTTCGTTACTAGGTTCCAGGACTATCTCTTTGAGAATGTGTTTATGATTAAAGCCTCTGAGGAGAGTAAGATGAAAGTTTATGGGAAGGATTTCATCGGTTGGGCTAACCCTGAAGCTGCTGATGATTCCATGTGGGAGGACGCTGAAGGTCCACCTGAGGAGGAGGAGGAAGTTGATGAGAAAGATAGGGACTTGACTGAAGAGTTTGAAGAGGTGGCTAACGGTGGAGTGCAGAGTTTGGCTTTAGGAGCTTTGGAGAATTCGTTTCTTGTGAATGATTCAGGTGTTCAGGTTTACAGGAATATGGACCGTGGGATTCATGGGAAAGGCGTGTGCGTTAGGTTTGATGGTGGAAGACCTGGTTCGTCAAGCCAGACGACACCTAACAAGGCGCTTTTGATGAGGGCGGAGACTAATATGATGCTGATGAGTCCTGCTAACCAAGGGAAGCCAAACACGAGCGGTGTGAAGCAGCTTGATATCGAGTCGGGGAAGATTGTCACGGAATGGAAGTTTAAGAAAGACGGGACTGAGATCACGATGAGAGACATAACGAATGATACTAAAGGCTCGCAGCTAGATCCATCAGAGTCCACGTTTTTGGGGTTGGATGATAATAGGTTGTGTCAGTGGGACATGAGGGACAAGAGGGGTATAGTGCAGAACATCGACTCGCCCGTTTTGGAATGGACTCAAGGGCATCAGTTTTCTAGAGGAACTAACTTCCAGTGCTTTGCTAGTACTGGAGATGGGTCGATCGTTGTGGGATCGCGTGATGGGAAGATAAGGTTGTACTCGAAGACCTCTATGAGAATGGCTAAGACTGCCTTCCCAGGGCTTGGTTCGCCGGTGACACATGTGGACGTGTCTTATGATGGGAAATGGATCTTGGGGACGACAGATACGTACTTGGTTCTTATATGCACCCTTTTCAATGACAAAGATGGTCGGACCAAAACAGGTTTTAGCGGAAGGATGGGGAACAAGATACCAGCTCCTAGGCTGCTGAAGCTAACGCCATTAGATTCACACTTGGCAGGGAAAGATAACAAGTTTCACGGCGCGCACTTCTCATGG GTAACTGAGAGCGGGAAGCAAGAGAGGCACATCGTAGCAACAGTGGGGAAGTTCAGTGTGATATGGGACTTGGAACGGGTGAAGAACAGTGCGCACGAGTGCTATAGGAACCAGCAAGGGCTTAAGAGCTGTTACTGCTACAAGATCTTGTTGAAGGATGAGTCAATCGTTGAGAGCCGTTTCATGCACGATAGATTCTCTTTCTCTGGTAACAAATCTCCAGAAGCTCCACTTGTGGTTGCCACTCCTCAGAAAGTCAGCTCCATTAGCCTCTCTGGGAGACGATTGTGA